A genomic region of Ignavibacteriota bacterium contains the following coding sequences:
- a CDS encoding polysaccharide deacetylase family protein, translating to MHNSNHSNFNKLLLILSLLFAIYSSENNLSAQDFSGANWAEKLGFPKGKKVIIFHADDIGMCDEANKAAFNYLQNNEINSAAIMVPCPNADEAISWAIENDDKDVGLHLTLTSEWKTYRWGTVANKKLVPGLLDSLGKMYRSVEEVVMHASAKEIETEIRAQIDYSISKGMKPDHIDTHMGTLYGSPDYVKVFFKVAEEYRIPANAIDLSKEAVAQHFKNAGYPINEEVINLVNEYKLPKLDFFSSVPNCNTYEEKRKNLFNHINELPAGLTEIIFHPSIETENLKSITNSWQQRVWESQLFSDPVVKQFLVDNDIILTNWKEIMKKYNSLSK from the coding sequence ATGCATAATTCCAATCATTCAAATTTTAATAAGTTACTATTAATTTTATCATTACTTTTTGCAATATATTCAAGTGAAAATAATTTATCTGCACAAGATTTTAGCGGCGCGAATTGGGCGGAAAAACTTGGATTTCCCAAAGGGAAAAAAGTTATAATTTTTCATGCCGATGATATTGGGATGTGTGATGAAGCTAATAAAGCCGCGTTTAATTATCTTCAAAATAACGAAATTAATAGTGCGGCTATTATGGTTCCGTGTCCTAATGCCGACGAAGCAATTTCCTGGGCTATTGAAAATGATGATAAAGATGTAGGATTACATTTAACTTTAACGAGTGAATGGAAAACATATAGATGGGGAACTGTTGCTAACAAAAAATTAGTGCCAGGTTTATTAGATTCTTTAGGTAAGATGTACAGAAGTGTAGAAGAAGTTGTAATGCATGCCTCAGCTAAAGAAATTGAAACAGAAATTCGTGCCCAAATTGACTACTCAATATCGAAAGGAATGAAACCCGATCATATTGATACTCATATGGGAACATTATATGGTTCGCCTGATTATGTAAAAGTATTTTTTAAAGTCGCCGAAGAATATAGAATTCCTGCCAATGCGATTGATCTTTCAAAAGAAGCGGTAGCGCAGCATTTTAAAAATGCCGGATATCCGATAAATGAAGAAGTTATAAATTTGGTAAATGAATATAAACTTCCAAAATTGGATTTTTTTTCGAGCGTGCCGAACTGCAATACGTATGAAGAGAAAAGAAAAAATCTATTCAATCATATAAATGAATTACCTGCTGGATTGACCGAAATAATTTTCCATCCTTCCATTGAAACCGAAAATTTAAAAAGTATTACAAATTCTTGGCAGCAAAGAGTTTGGGAATCTCAATTGTTTTCTGACCCGGTAGTTAAACAATTTTTAGTCGATAATGATATTATTTTAACTAACTGGAAAGAGATAATGAAGAAGTATAACTCTTTATCAAAGTAG
- a CDS encoding glycerophosphodiester phosphodiesterase family protein, translating into MKYKIFDELDRLKKRFIFALVFISFLCYGQTSIETNNFPKPKNGKTYVIAHRGAHKDSPENTLSAYKKAIELGCDFIEIDVRKTKDGKFVSMHNSRIDEYIDEKSGRVNEFTLCELKNMKIYKDKNITDNFERIPTLEEILDLCKGKIGIYLDLKEPYIDEISAIIKKYKMEREVVWYIPFSYLNEIKKLKEVCEECIPMPDPEEKVKLNFLLNEIKPQVIATDMSQLDSEFVAVSHQYNSKVFVDENSGNEEEWKNIIDINCDGIQTDDPEKLINFLKKK; encoded by the coding sequence ATGAAATATAAAATTTTTGATGAATTAGATCGGCTTAAAAAAAGATTTATTTTTGCTTTAGTTTTCATTTCATTTTTATGTTATGGTCAAACGTCGATTGAAACAAATAATTTTCCTAAACCGAAGAATGGTAAAACCTATGTTATTGCTCATCGCGGTGCGCATAAAGATTCTCCCGAAAACACATTATCTGCATATAAAAAAGCAATTGAGCTTGGCTGTGATTTTATTGAAATTGACGTAAGAAAAACTAAGGACGGAAAATTCGTAAGTATGCACAACTCAAGAATTGATGAATATATTGATGAAAAATCAGGTAGGGTTAATGAGTTTACTCTATGTGAATTAAAAAATATGAAAATTTATAAAGATAAAAATATTACGGATAATTTTGAAAGAATTCCAACTTTAGAAGAAATATTAGATTTGTGCAAAGGGAAAATAGGCATTTATTTGGATTTGAAAGAACCATACATAGATGAAATTTCGGCAATTATTAAAAAGTATAAAATGGAGAGGGAAGTCGTTTGGTATATTCCGTTTTCATATTTGAATGAAATTAAAAAATTGAAGGAAGTTTGTGAAGAATGCATACCGATGCCCGATCCAGAAGAAAAAGTAAAATTAAATTTCTTGTTGAATGAAATTAAACCACAAGTAATAGCAACTGATATGAGTCAATTAGACTCTGAGTTTGTAGCTGTCTCTCACCAGTATAATTCAAAAGTTTTCGTCGATGAAAATTCCGGAAATGAAGAGGAATGGAAAAATATTATTGATATAAACTGTGATGGAATTCAAACCGACGATCCCGAAAAGCTTATAAATTTCTTAAAAAAGAAATAA
- a CDS encoding alkaline phosphatase, whose amino-acid sequence MKFTKLPLVLLCIAFIQNCTTVDETNFHKNVAPKNIILFISDGCGFNTVDAASYYQYGKTGEQVYEKFPVKFAMSTYYANGNKYISDSAWSNFEWLKKNPTESSAAASAMATGFKTGKRAISYDSLNKPLETIVDKFEKFGKSTGVISTVPFSNATPAAFVAHNENRQNYKEIAEEMILKSKAEVIMGGGHPFYNPNGTLVSALAERYIGHKEVWDMNNGGKPISDEEGKLLSESEFRYVGGKEVWDKLSSGIIGNDADNDEKIDSWTLIQDRESFQKFMSGETPKRLIGVFKSGQASQVERDTANEKWVPFSVPFIQSIPTLEEMTLSAINVLDNNEHGFFLMAEGGAVDWAAHDHILNRTIEEQIDFNKAVEAACKWVEENSDWEETLIIVTADHETGYLLGPQSNLPNTNSKFEKWKKLQNNGKGKMPGVEWFSGGHTNSLVPFYAKGRGSEIFNDIVKGKDPVYGEYIDNTDIGQIIKSFVK is encoded by the coding sequence TTGAAATTTACAAAACTACCTTTAGTGTTGTTGTGTATTGCTTTTATTCAAAATTGTACAACTGTTGATGAAACAAATTTCCATAAGAATGTAGCGCCTAAAAATATTATTTTATTTATTAGTGATGGCTGTGGATTTAACACGGTTGACGCTGCAAGCTATTATCAATATGGCAAAACCGGTGAACAAGTTTATGAAAAATTCCCGGTAAAATTTGCAATGTCGACATACTATGCAAATGGAAATAAATATATCTCGGATTCTGCTTGGTCTAATTTTGAATGGTTAAAGAAAAATCCAACGGAATCTTCTGCCGCCGCTTCTGCAATGGCAACGGGATTTAAAACAGGTAAAAGAGCCATTTCATATGATTCACTCAATAAGCCGCTTGAAACTATAGTAGATAAATTTGAAAAATTCGGAAAATCGACCGGGGTAATTTCAACTGTACCATTTAGTAACGCTACACCCGCGGCATTTGTTGCTCATAATGAAAACAGACAAAATTATAAAGAAATTGCTGAAGAAATGATTTTAAAGAGCAAAGCGGAAGTAATAATGGGCGGCGGACACCCGTTTTATAATCCCAATGGAACATTGGTTTCCGCATTGGCTGAAAGGTACATAGGTCATAAAGAAGTTTGGGATATGAATAATGGCGGAAAGCCGATAAGCGATGAAGAAGGAAAATTATTGTCCGAATCGGAATTTCGATATGTCGGCGGAAAAGAGGTTTGGGATAAATTATCAAGTGGAATCATTGGGAATGATGCAGATAATGATGAGAAAATTGATAGTTGGACTTTAATACAAGACAGAGAATCTTTCCAAAAATTTATGTCCGGAGAAACTCCCAAAAGATTAATAGGTGTATTTAAAAGCGGACAAGCATCACAAGTTGAAAGAGATACAGCTAACGAAAAATGGGTACCATTTTCGGTTCCGTTTATTCAATCAATTCCAACTTTAGAAGAGATGACTTTAAGCGCTATAAATGTTCTTGATAATAATGAACACGGATTTTTTTTAATGGCTGAAGGCGGAGCAGTCGATTGGGCAGCTCATGATCATATTCTAAACCGCACAATTGAAGAGCAAATAGATTTTAATAAAGCCGTTGAAGCCGCGTGTAAATGGGTCGAGGAAAATAGCGATTGGGAAGAAACTTTAATAATTGTGACAGCAGATCATGAAACGGGGTATTTGCTCGGACCGCAGTCAAATTTACCAAACACAAATTCCAAATTCGAAAAATGGAAAAAACTGCAAAATAATGGCAAGGGTAAAATGCCGGGTGTTGAATGGTTTAGCGGCGGACATACAAATTCGTTAGTTCCGTTTTATGCAAAAGGAAGAGGATCCGAAATATTTAATGATATAGTTAAAGGAAAAGATCCTGTCTATGGTGAATATATTGATAACACGGATATCGGACAGATTATAAAATCATTCGTAAAATAA
- a CDS encoding T9SS type A sorting domain-containing protein has translation MQNGKDLNGGGIFISGKNVFLKNLLIKNNIAENEGGGIYIDNSEKVILNNLTIAFNNSKINNHSGGIYFNGEKLFITNCIIFKNIPKDIKLKHTNFNNSELTISNSDLFGGIKSIENSDSVKINWNENNIESDPMFIGGVPLSYGLKIISPCLNVGTPFLILQGDTIINLSSDEYIGSAPDMGSIESDYLISITDEENLPSEFQLLQNYPNPFNPTTTIEYIIPKSVNANSFHNTQQKSEDNVKVIVFDILGKEIKTLVNEYQKPGYYKIQFNAANLPSGIYYYQLKYGNLYQSKKMLYLK, from the coding sequence TTGCAAAACGGGAAAGATTTGAATGGCGGCGGTATTTTTATTTCGGGCAAAAATGTTTTTTTGAAAAATCTATTAATAAAAAATAATATTGCCGAAAATGAAGGAGGGGGAATTTACATTGATAATTCAGAAAAGGTTATTTTGAATAATTTGACCATCGCATTTAATAATTCCAAAATAAATAATCACTCCGGCGGAATTTATTTTAACGGCGAAAAACTTTTTATTACCAATTGTATCATTTTCAAAAATATACCTAAAGATATAAAGCTCAAACACACCAATTTTAATAACTCTGAACTTACAATTTCAAATTCAGATTTGTTCGGAGGAATAAAATCAATAGAAAATTCTGATAGCGTTAAAATAAATTGGAATGAAAATAATATTGAATCCGATCCAATGTTTATCGGCGGTGTACCGCTTAGTTATGGATTAAAGATAATTTCTCCTTGCTTAAATGTTGGAACGCCTTTTCTAATTTTACAAGGAGATACCATAATTAATTTATCTTCGGATGAATATATTGGTTCTGCTCCTGACATGGGCTCGATCGAATCGGATTATTTAATTTCAATCACCGATGAAGAAAATTTACCTTCGGAATTCCAATTATTGCAGAATTATCCGAATCCTTTCAATCCAACAACAACAATTGAATATATTATTCCAAAATCCGTAAATGCTAATTCATTTCATAATACACAGCAAAAAAGTGAAGACAATGTGAAAGTAATTGTTTTCGATATTTTAGGAAAAGAAATAAAGACACTCGTTAACGAATATCAAAAGCCGGGATATTATAAAATCCAATTTAATGCGGCAAATTTACCAAGCGGAATCTATTATTATCAGTTAAAATATGGTAATTTGTATCAATCAAAAAAAATGCTG